One Helianthus annuus cultivar XRQ/B chromosome 7, HanXRQr2.0-SUNRISE, whole genome shotgun sequence genomic region harbors:
- the LOC110867037 gene encoding receptor-like protein kinase FERONIA: protein MNEQKKNRNGRLSISLKDIQSATENFSDSNCIGKGISWKLYEGKLGNTPVFAKRWSPLEYNRFIREVQILLKYKHENIIGLVGYCNEMGENIIVYEHASNEILDKHLDNHSLTWMKRLKICINVANGLEFFHKGHHHKVQHGYIESGGILLDNDWNAKISNFESASFVMLDEHVEVHQYFDVCDLGVILIDMLTRRLSEVEVEGGLKEKKPRVEQGYLLQS, encoded by the exons ATGAACGAACAGAAA AAAAACAGGAATGGCAGGTTATCTATCTCACTAAAAGACATACAATCTGCCACAGAGAACTTTAGTGACAGTAATTGCATTGGAAAAGGGATTTCCTGGAAGCTATATGAAGGAAAACTTGGAAATACCCCTGTTTTTGCAAAGCGGTGGTCTCCTCTAGAATATAATCGCTTTATACGAGAGGTTCAGATTCTTCTCAAGTATAAGCACGAGAACATCATTGGGCTTGTAGGCTATTGTAATGAAATGGGCGAAAATATCATTGTTTACGAGCATGCCTCCAATGAAATACTCGATAAACATTTGGATAATCACAGTCTTACATGGATGAAACGCCTCAAGATATGCATCAATGTTGCAAACGGATTGGAATTTTTCCATAAAGGCCATCACCATAAGGTGCAACATGGGTACATTGAAAGTGGTGGTATTCTACTTGATAATGATTGGAATGCTAAAATTTCTAATTTTGAGTCAGCCTCGTTTGTGATGTTAGACGAACATGTTGAAGTCCATCAATATTTCGATGTATGCGATTTAGGTGTGATTTTAATTGATATGTTGACCAGAAGATTGTCGGAAGTGGAAGTGGAGGGGGGGTTGAAAGAAAAGAAACCACGGGTCGAACAGGGTTATCTTCTTCAATCTTAA